The DNA window AATAATTCACTGCATTGATCATGCCTCGAATCGCAGGAGTGTCTTGCAATTCAACAGAATGATGTAATCTTCTAAGGCCTAACCCTTTGACCGTTGCGCGGTGAGGTTCAGTTCTACCAATTAAACTTTTAATTAATGTAACTTTTAAACCAGCTGTGATTTCTTTTTTTGTCTTTGCCATTTGATTAGCCTCTAATTTCTTCTACTGATTTACCACGTTTGGCAGCAATTTCAGCAGGTGTATTCATTGACTCAAGTCCATTTAATGTTGCTCTTACAACGTTGTATGGATTAGTTGAGCCTATACATTTTGCCAAAACGTTTGTAATACCCATCACTTCGAAAATCGCTCTCATTGCTCCACCAGCAATAATGCCAGTGCCTTCTGAAGCCGGTTGAATGAATACTTTTGCAGCGCCATGCTCACCCATCACTGCATGTTGTAAAGTACCATTGTTTAGTTTTACTTTAAGCATGCCTCTTCTAGCTTCATCCATTGCTTTTTGAACAGCTACAGGCACTTCTCTTGCTTTACCTTTACCCATACCAACTGAACCGTCTCCATCACCTACAACAGTTAACGCAGCAAAGCTCATGATTCGACCGCCTTTAACTACTTTAGTAACGCGGTTTACAGCAATCATTTTTTCTCTTAAACCGTCTGTTT is part of the Candidatus Methylopumilus rimovensis genome and encodes:
- the rpmD gene encoding 50S ribosomal protein L30, coding for MAKTKKEITAGLKVTLIKSLIGRTEPHRATVKGLGLRRLHHSVELQDTPAIRGMINAVNYLLKVEKI
- the rpsE gene encoding 30S ribosomal protein S5, producing MAKDLENQQTQTDGLREKMIAVNRVTKVVKGGRIMSFAALTVVGDGDGSVGMGKGKAREVPVAVQKAMDEARRGMLKVKLNNGTLQHAVMGEHGAAKVFIQPASEGTGIIAGGAMRAIFEVMGITNVLAKCIGSTNPYNVVRATLNGLESMNTPAEIAAKRGKSVEEIRG